Proteins encoded together in one Deinococcus hopiensis KR-140 window:
- a CDS encoding alpha/beta hydrolase family protein — protein sequence MEVPGLTLPLLADAAPLTLHLPDVALGGYGWWHSKPAPAALLLHGWGQDASAMALPAQAFRAAGWHAVSLSMRGWRGSSGCDDYGRSGVRDTCRALTWLAGQQGVTDVLLLGFSMGGLMALLTASVPSPARAVVAVSAPTELRRVYQTTSFGGLRRYYDAVLTPEQWVEGSPLHHAHRLTVPALVVVGLEDRVCPPQEGRSYASAAQARLLEVPGMAHQPSPSAWFRIVEASLML from the coding sequence GTGGAAGTTCCAGGGTTGACCCTGCCACTGCTGGCCGACGCTGCGCCCCTCACGCTGCATCTGCCGGACGTGGCGTTGGGCGGCTACGGTTGGTGGCATTCCAAACCTGCCCCAGCTGCATTGCTGCTTCACGGTTGGGGGCAAGACGCCTCTGCGATGGCGCTGCCTGCCCAGGCGTTCCGGGCGGCAGGGTGGCACGCCGTCAGCCTGTCCATGCGCGGCTGGCGAGGATCATCGGGCTGCGACGACTATGGGCGAAGTGGCGTCCGGGACACCTGCCGGGCGCTCACGTGGCTGGCAGGGCAGCAGGGGGTCACAGACGTGTTGCTCCTGGGATTCAGTATGGGCGGCCTGATGGCCCTGCTGACGGCCTCGGTCCCGTCACCCGCGCGGGCGGTGGTGGCCGTGAGCGCGCCCACAGAGCTGCGCCGCGTCTACCAGACGACTTCCTTCGGAGGACTGCGCCGCTACTACGACGCGGTGCTCACGCCGGAGCAGTGGGTGGAGGGCTCGCCGCTTCACCATGCCCACAGGTTGACGGTTCCCGCCCTCGTCGTGGTGGGTCTGGAGGACCGCGTCTGTCCGCCTCAAGAGGGCCGGAGCTACGCCTCTGCGGCCCAGGCCCGCCTGCTGGAGGTGCCGGGGATGGCCCACCAGCCTTCGCCTTCAGCGTGGTTCAGGATTGTGGAGGCTTCTCTGATGCTGTAG
- a CDS encoding helix-turn-helix domain-containing protein produces the protein MDTIVDNTGRRLALRLLLEREARGWSQAELAARSGVSKASVSKIERGEMSPTAVTLVRLAGAFDLTLAGLLLRAEDGGERLARAADQPLWRDPETGYVRKQVFACPDHPVEVVEVELPAGARVVMPASSYAHIRQVVRVQRGELALVEGGRREVLQPGDALGFGPPTEVTFANESGAPCSYLVMLARR, from the coding sequence ATGGACACAATAGTAGACAACACAGGACGTCGGCTGGCCCTTCGCCTCCTGCTGGAACGGGAGGCGAGGGGCTGGTCCCAGGCCGAACTCGCGGCACGTTCGGGCGTCTCGAAGGCGAGCGTGAGCAAAATCGAACGCGGGGAGATGAGCCCCACCGCCGTCACGCTGGTGCGGCTGGCGGGAGCGTTCGACCTGACGCTGGCGGGGTTGCTCCTGCGGGCCGAGGATGGGGGCGAGCGCCTCGCGCGCGCCGCTGATCAGCCGCTGTGGCGTGACCCGGAAACGGGCTACGTCCGCAAGCAGGTCTTTGCGTGCCCGGACCATCCGGTGGAGGTGGTGGAGGTGGAGTTGCCCGCCGGAGCGCGGGTGGTGATGCCCGCCTCCTCCTACGCGCATATCCGGCAGGTGGTGCGGGTGCAAAGGGGAGAACTGGCGCTCGTGGAAGGCGGACGGCGCGAAGTGCTTCAGCCGGGCGACGCCCTGGGCTTCGGCCCCCCCACCGAAGTCACGTTTGCCAACGAGAGCGGCGCGCCCTGCAGCTACCTCGTGATGCTGGCGCGGAGGTAA
- a CDS encoding S9 family peptidase — MTSTPPQAPKKPLIHTLHGESRPDSYHWLKTQGKTDAEVLDYLNAENAYLDALMAPLRDTQRAIYAELLSHVQERDDQPPVHEGDWLYFTRTEEGQAHPIFLRRPLAGGEEQVLLDLNALKEREGHANVWVYNTCPSPDGRRWAYLLDTTGQEVFELRVLNTATGELAEAALTGVGGWTLAWSADGSHLYYSRDDATQRSYQLWRHGLGQLQDADELLYGEDDATFRIGAGLAENGETLLLASQAGITSEWFALDARDNGARPGVIVPRERGVEYRAADGGDHWLILTNQGEAAEFRLVRLPKREGLSWADAQDVLSHDPERYLTGMHLFRSHLLVAGREDGFTQLWVLPRTPEGYGPARRVAFAEEGYTVRIGSNRVFDTTTARILYTSLTRPTEHLDLDLNTLQTALVKATPVPNYDPAQYVAEQVWATAPDGEQIPVSLVRHRGTALPAPTLLYGYGAYGFSMDPAFTVSRLPLLDRGWVWAIAHIRGGSERGRRWYDAGKLGQKMNTFTDFIAAGEHLKASGVAGDLVAMGRSAGGLLMGAAINLRPDLFRAAFVGVPFVDVLSTMLDASIPLTTNEYDEWGNPNGPDAYAAMRQYSPYDNLKASVYPHLFVSTGLNDPRVAYWEPAKYVARLRDLRAPGSGQLVLKTNMGAGHGGSSGRYDALNEAAEEYAFALAAVSGELNGGEEEQ, encoded by the coding sequence ATGACCTCCACCCCGCCCCAAGCGCCCAAAAAGCCCCTTATCCATACGCTGCACGGCGAATCGAGGCCCGACAGCTACCACTGGCTGAAGACGCAGGGCAAAACGGACGCCGAGGTGCTGGACTATCTGAACGCAGAAAACGCGTACCTTGACGCCCTCATGGCTCCCCTGCGGGACACGCAGCGCGCCATCTACGCAGAGCTGCTCTCGCACGTGCAGGAGCGCGACGATCAGCCTCCGGTCCACGAGGGCGACTGGCTGTACTTCACCCGCACCGAGGAGGGTCAGGCCCACCCCATCTTCCTGCGCCGCCCGCTGGCCGGGGGTGAGGAACAGGTGCTGCTGGACCTCAACGCCCTGAAGGAGCGCGAGGGCCACGCCAACGTCTGGGTCTACAACACCTGCCCGAGCCCGGATGGCCGCCGCTGGGCCTACCTGCTCGATACCACGGGCCAGGAGGTCTTCGAACTGCGGGTGCTGAATACGGCGACGGGCGAGCTCGCCGAGGCGGCGCTGACGGGCGTGGGTGGCTGGACGCTGGCGTGGAGCGCTGACGGCTCTCACCTCTACTACTCGCGCGACGACGCCACGCAGCGCTCGTACCAGCTGTGGAGGCATGGCCTGGGCCAGCTCCAGGACGCGGACGAGTTGCTGTATGGAGAGGACGACGCCACCTTCCGCATCGGGGCCGGGCTCGCCGAGAACGGCGAAACCCTGCTCCTCGCCTCCCAGGCGGGCATCACCTCCGAGTGGTTTGCCCTGGATGCCCGGGACAACGGGGCCCGTCCAGGGGTCATCGTGCCCCGCGAGCGCGGCGTGGAGTACCGCGCGGCGGACGGCGGGGACCACTGGCTCATCCTGACGAACCAGGGGGAAGCGGCGGAATTTCGCCTCGTCCGCCTGCCCAAACGGGAAGGCCTGAGCTGGGCGGACGCGCAGGACGTGCTGTCCCACGACCCGGAGCGTTACCTGACGGGCATGCACCTCTTCCGCTCGCACCTGCTTGTCGCCGGGCGGGAGGACGGTTTTACGCAACTGTGGGTGCTGCCCCGGACCCCTGAAGGCTACGGCCCTGCCCGCCGCGTGGCGTTTGCCGAGGAGGGCTACACCGTCCGCATCGGTTCCAACCGTGTCTTCGACACCACCACCGCCCGCATTCTGTACACCAGCCTGACCCGCCCCACCGAACACCTCGATCTGGACCTGAATACGCTGCAAACGGCGCTGGTGAAGGCCACGCCCGTTCCCAACTACGATCCAGCCCAGTACGTGGCCGAGCAGGTCTGGGCCACAGCGCCGGACGGCGAGCAGATTCCGGTAAGCCTGGTCCGTCACCGCGGCACCGCCCTGCCGGCGCCCACCCTGCTGTACGGTTACGGCGCCTACGGCTTCTCGATGGACCCGGCCTTTACCGTCAGCCGCCTGCCCCTGCTCGACCGGGGCTGGGTCTGGGCCATCGCCCACATCCGGGGTGGCAGCGAACGGGGTCGGCGCTGGTACGACGCGGGCAAGCTGGGGCAGAAGATGAACACCTTCACCGACTTCATCGCGGCCGGCGAGCATCTGAAGGCCAGTGGTGTGGCGGGTGACCTCGTGGCAATGGGCCGCAGCGCGGGTGGCCTGCTGATGGGCGCGGCGATCAACCTCCGCCCGGACCTCTTCCGCGCCGCTTTTGTGGGCGTGCCCTTCGTGGACGTGCTCTCCACGATGCTCGACGCTTCCATTCCCCTGACCACCAATGAGTACGACGAGTGGGGCAACCCGAACGGGCCCGACGCCTACGCCGCCATGCGGCAGTACAGCCCCTACGACAACCTCAAGGCGAGCGTGTATCCACACCTGTTCGTCTCCACGGGCCTCAACGATCCCCGCGTCGCCTACTGGGAACCTGCCAAGTACGTCGCCCGGTTGCGCGACCTGCGTGCACCCGGCAGCGGCCAACTGGTCCTCAAAACCAATATGGGCGCGGGCCACGGCGGCAGCAGCGGCCGCTACGACGCCCTGAACGAGGCCGCTGAGGAGTACGCCTTCGCGCTCGCCGCCGTCTCGGGTGAACTCAACGGTGGGGAAGAGGAGCAGTAA
- a CDS encoding GNAT family N-acetyltransferase, whose protein sequence is MAATEIRPLTAAPHVLEALRDLLVETVAGGGSVGFMHPLAPEEAGAFWRSALNAAERGERIVLGAWDGETLVGTVTLLLNLPPNQPHRAEIAKMMTKAAWRGRGIASALLRAAEALAVQHGRTLLVLDTATDGGAAGLYEQLGFQLTGEIPDFALKPHGGLTGTLIYWKRTG, encoded by the coding sequence ATGGCAGCGACCGAAATTCGTCCGCTGACGGCCGCCCCGCACGTCCTCGAAGCCCTGCGAGACCTGCTGGTTGAAACCGTGGCCGGGGGCGGCTCGGTGGGCTTTATGCATCCCCTTGCGCCAGAGGAGGCCGGCGCGTTCTGGCGCTCTGCCCTCAACGCAGCGGAACGTGGCGAGCGGATCGTCCTGGGGGCCTGGGACGGTGAAACCCTGGTGGGCACCGTCACCCTGCTCCTGAACCTTCCGCCCAACCAGCCCCATCGCGCCGAGATTGCCAAGATGATGACCAAAGCAGCTTGGCGGGGACGGGGAATTGCCTCGGCCCTGCTGCGCGCGGCGGAAGCCCTCGCCGTTCAGCATGGCCGCACCCTGCTGGTGCTGGATACGGCGACGGATGGCGGTGCAGCCGGCCTGTATGAACAGCTGGGATTTCAACTTACGGGCGAGATTCCCGACTTTGCCCTCAAGCCGCACGGTGGTCTGACGGGGACGCTGATCTACTGGAAGCGTACCGGGTGA
- the speA gene encoding biosynthetic arginine decarboxylase: protein MTTSVSFSTADAAELYQVPNWSGGWFRVSDKGQMEVTPTPGLHAPLRSIIDDILERGESLPVILRFPQVVAGRVKQLNEAFGKAITEYGYTGHYQGVFPIKVNQRRMVVESVAAAGYEYAHGLEAGSKAELALCLAQRMHPDALLCCNGFKDDGFIKLALWGRSLGKNVVITLEKYGELDRVLKQARALGVKPALGVRFKLHARGSGQWEESGGDQAKFGLNAYEMLRVVERLKEEDMLDSLVMLHTHIGSQITDIRRVKVAVREATQTYAGLIAAGAQLKYLNVGGGLGVDYDGSKTTFYASMNYTLGEYAADVVYTVQETCKARGVPEPTIISESGRALTAHHAVLVMPVVDVTGPTRNLDTLAAPSEDSHQIVKDLADILGNLSARNYREMYNDAVGDKQTLHNLFDLGYVTLDDRARGEALFNAILRKIAKLIQGEKYVPDELEDLQKVLADQYICNFSLFQSLPDNWAIQALFPIVPLDRLNERPTRQGTLVDITCDSDGKIEKFIDLRDVKATLPLHEPGTKPYYLGIFLMGAYQDVLGSAHNLFGKVNEAHVTIRPGGRYHVDLFVRGQKARRMIESMGYEEPMLRDSIEDQADAALEAGTLTPEQETELLEDYGEELLGYTYLEYEEG from the coding sequence TTGACGACTTCAGTTTCCTTTTCCACCGCCGACGCTGCCGAGCTCTACCAGGTACCCAACTGGAGCGGCGGGTGGTTTCGCGTCTCCGACAAAGGTCAGATGGAAGTCACGCCGACGCCGGGGTTGCACGCGCCGCTGCGGTCCATCATTGACGACATTCTGGAGCGCGGCGAGAGCCTCCCCGTTATCCTGCGCTTTCCCCAGGTGGTGGCGGGGCGCGTCAAGCAACTGAACGAGGCGTTTGGCAAGGCCATCACCGAGTACGGCTATACGGGGCACTACCAGGGCGTGTTTCCCATCAAGGTCAACCAGCGCCGCATGGTGGTGGAATCGGTGGCTGCCGCCGGATACGAGTACGCGCACGGGCTGGAGGCGGGCAGCAAGGCCGAACTCGCCCTGTGCCTTGCGCAGCGGATGCACCCCGACGCCCTGCTGTGCTGCAACGGCTTCAAGGACGACGGTTTTATCAAGCTCGCGCTGTGGGGCCGCTCCCTGGGCAAGAACGTGGTTATCACGCTGGAGAAGTACGGAGAACTGGACCGGGTCCTCAAGCAGGCCCGCGCCCTGGGCGTCAAGCCCGCGCTCGGCGTGCGCTTCAAACTGCACGCACGCGGCTCGGGGCAGTGGGAGGAATCGGGCGGGGACCAGGCCAAGTTCGGCCTGAACGCCTACGAGATGCTGCGGGTGGTGGAGCGCCTCAAGGAAGAGGACATGCTCGACAGCCTCGTGATGCTGCACACCCACATCGGCTCGCAGATCACCGATATCCGCCGGGTCAAGGTGGCGGTGCGCGAGGCCACCCAGACCTACGCGGGATTGATCGCGGCGGGCGCGCAGCTCAAGTACCTCAATGTGGGCGGCGGCCTGGGCGTGGACTACGACGGCTCCAAGACCACCTTCTACGCGTCGATGAACTACACCCTGGGCGAGTACGCCGCCGACGTGGTGTACACCGTGCAGGAAACCTGCAAGGCGCGTGGAGTGCCCGAGCCCACCATCATTTCCGAATCCGGCCGCGCCCTGACCGCCCATCACGCGGTCCTCGTCATGCCGGTGGTGGATGTGACTGGACCGACGCGCAACCTCGATACCCTGGCGGCGCCGAGTGAGGACAGCCACCAGATCGTGAAGGACCTCGCGGATATCCTGGGCAACCTCAGCGCCCGCAACTACCGCGAGATGTACAACGACGCGGTGGGCGACAAGCAGACGCTGCACAACCTCTTTGACCTCGGGTACGTGACCTTGGATGACAGGGCCCGTGGCGAGGCGCTGTTCAACGCCATCTTGCGCAAGATCGCCAAGCTCATTCAGGGCGAGAAGTACGTGCCTGACGAACTCGAAGACCTGCAAAAGGTGCTGGCCGATCAGTACATCTGCAACTTCTCCCTGTTCCAGAGCCTGCCCGACAACTGGGCGATTCAGGCGCTGTTCCCGATTGTGCCGCTGGACCGCTTAAACGAGCGCCCCACCCGCCAGGGCACGCTGGTGGACATCACCTGCGACAGTGACGGCAAGATTGAGAAATTCATCGACCTGCGCGATGTCAAGGCCACCCTCCCCCTGCACGAGCCGGGAACCAAGCCCTACTACCTGGGCATCTTCCTGATGGGCGCGTATCAGGACGTACTGGGCAGCGCCCACAACCTGTTCGGCAAGGTCAACGAGGCCCACGTGACCATCCGTCCCGGGGGCCGCTACCACGTGGACCTGTTCGTGCGCGGGCAAAAGGCGCGGCGCATGATCGAATCCATGGGCTACGAGGAACCCATGCTGCGCGACTCCATCGAGGACCAGGCCGACGCGGCGCTGGAGGCGGGCACCCTGACCCCCGAGCAGGAAACGGAACTGCTCGAAGACTACGGTGAGGAGCTGCTGGGCTACACGTACCTGGAGTACGAGGAGGGCTAA
- a CDS encoding LPS-assembly protein LptD, with product MSSKAVGRRFGRGQRTGGLKRGTLAAVTSLAGLLGLGDAGARTVKIVQAQTLELRRVDGQELVIITGDAKGPVELRVDDDVVRARRVEYNRTTRTLTLVGAATYHTAKDNQDLRGENLVVDLAGEQLTGEDVLISDADIEIRGGEIERVPGQLRATNGYFTPCAKCGRNPNDYAFRAERLIVYPGDRLVAYRAQLLLADVPVLYLPVIVLPLGDPERQPRLVAGNDSVDGRTIEADLPFSIGASTLGTTLIRYYQNRSPILGLGVALRSYSPLPYVDRVNLYTLANPKPFLTGGTPQTGYDVDLDFSVRGRVPVQLAVKDLDYSLNVVRRDIGRREDDPERGVTRVDFGAKVEYSRFSAEFNYVDRYGPEPTEGLSTPLKHPEVVLDPKLYTRGNFSADFKVTAGRYTAGVNTLSRRALEQANGGANITATRLEETHTLSYSAQPWKNAAFSVRNAFTGRYYSTGARTVQLEVGTELVQRFNDANTVTVRYGYIRNEGNSPFYFDRVTKRFSAPLSLDVSTVPVKDVTFSVSASRDFFQPWNKQTATGFRLNVSRTPVNLSSALSYDFFEKELESADFSLTLGDSGARGTPLTPAPTRDGKPAAPAPFRAKWPAPNLTLTTNGSYSRTTGYGPFTVRATVTGDNRANNFSVSVTRDPNTHEFSSVSADFTGVGRQDTVLNALSFRGQETLSLPSSAGLTPPRLSGSYSVSWRGAYTLSTSHDLALAQSDTAKYSGTVSFSVGSLAGQATNWQLTYGGPYDLRRAGFTQPALTGSLNATRPGESLALSATVNTPGLDQQRTEVVRADLNANWQFGVRVALSGRASYYRQRSGTFPNDLATDTLILDPLRVGIAIGNGPRPGAYLTGSLRQTFTWKDGERVDPKPLAPVIGLTIDRCCWAAQAEIDLSLGRYRLGVSLPGSKSYPLFEYGTGGLNVPLLPDAINPGATR from the coding sequence ATGTCCAGTAAAGCGGTGGGCCGACGCTTCGGGCGGGGTCAGCGGACCGGTGGGTTGAAGCGCGGCACCCTCGCCGCCGTCACCTCGCTGGCCGGACTGCTGGGTCTGGGCGACGCTGGGGCACGCACGGTCAAGATCGTGCAGGCGCAGACGCTCGAACTGCGGCGGGTCGACGGTCAGGAACTGGTGATCATCACCGGCGACGCGAAGGGACCGGTGGAGTTGCGCGTGGACGACGACGTGGTGCGGGCCCGCCGCGTCGAGTACAACCGCACCACCCGCACCCTGACGCTGGTGGGGGCCGCCACCTACCACACGGCCAAGGACAACCAAGACCTCCGTGGCGAGAACCTCGTTGTGGACCTCGCGGGCGAGCAGCTGACCGGCGAGGACGTGCTGATCAGCGACGCAGACATCGAGATTCGCGGCGGTGAGATTGAGCGCGTGCCGGGGCAACTGCGGGCCACGAACGGCTACTTTACGCCCTGCGCCAAGTGCGGGCGCAATCCGAACGATTACGCCTTTCGTGCCGAACGCCTGATCGTGTATCCGGGCGACCGGCTGGTGGCGTACCGGGCGCAGCTGCTGCTCGCCGACGTGCCGGTGCTGTACCTGCCAGTGATCGTGCTGCCCCTGGGGGACCCCGAGCGGCAGCCCCGGCTCGTGGCGGGCAACGACAGCGTGGACGGCCGCACCATCGAGGCGGACCTGCCCTTTTCCATTGGGGCAAGCACGTTGGGCACCACCCTGATCCGCTACTACCAGAACCGCTCGCCCATCCTGGGCCTGGGGGTGGCGTTGCGCTCGTACAGCCCGCTGCCCTACGTGGACCGGGTGAACCTGTATACGCTCGCGAACCCCAAGCCTTTCCTGACCGGCGGCACGCCGCAGACCGGCTACGACGTGGACCTGGATTTCTCGGTGCGGGGGCGCGTGCCGGTACAGCTGGCGGTCAAGGACCTGGACTACAGCCTGAACGTGGTGCGGCGCGACATCGGTAGGCGTGAGGATGATCCCGAGCGTGGGGTAACGCGGGTGGACTTTGGCGCGAAGGTGGAGTATTCGCGCTTTTCTGCGGAATTCAACTACGTGGACCGCTACGGCCCCGAGCCCACAGAAGGGCTGAGTACGCCCCTCAAGCACCCCGAGGTCGTGCTGGACCCCAAGCTGTACACGCGGGGCAACTTCAGCGCGGACTTCAAGGTGACGGCGGGACGTTACACGGCGGGGGTCAACACGCTCTCGCGCCGTGCCCTCGAGCAGGCGAACGGCGGAGCGAACATCACAGCGACGCGGCTCGAGGAAACCCACACCCTGAGCTACAGCGCCCAGCCTTGGAAAAACGCCGCGTTCAGCGTTCGCAACGCCTTTACCGGGCGCTACTACAGCACGGGGGCGCGAACGGTGCAGCTGGAAGTCGGCACTGAGCTGGTCCAGCGGTTTAACGACGCGAATACCGTGACCGTGCGCTACGGGTATATCCGCAACGAGGGGAACAGCCCCTTCTATTTCGACCGGGTGACGAAGCGCTTCAGCGCGCCGCTGAGCCTTGACGTCTCCACCGTACCGGTCAAGGACGTGACGTTCAGCGTCTCGGCCTCCCGCGACTTTTTCCAGCCCTGGAACAAGCAAACCGCCACGGGCTTCCGCCTGAACGTGAGCCGCACGCCCGTCAACCTGTCGTCGGCCCTCTCGTACGACTTTTTCGAAAAGGAGCTGGAAAGCGCGGACTTCAGCCTCACGCTGGGCGACAGCGGAGCGCGGGGCACGCCCTTGACGCCCGCGCCGACCCGTGACGGCAAGCCCGCCGCCCCCGCGCCCTTCCGCGCCAAATGGCCCGCGCCGAACCTGACGCTGACGACGAACGGAAGTTATAGCCGCACGACCGGCTACGGGCCGTTCACGGTGCGGGCCACCGTCACGGGGGACAACCGGGCGAACAACTTCAGCGTCTCGGTGACCCGCGATCCCAACACCCATGAGTTCAGCAGCGTGAGCGCCGACTTCACGGGTGTGGGACGCCAGGACACCGTGCTCAACGCCCTGTCCTTCCGGGGGCAGGAGACGCTGAGCCTCCCTTCCTCCGCCGGCCTCACGCCGCCGCGCCTGAGTGGCAGCTACAGCGTTAGCTGGCGCGGGGCGTATACCCTGTCTACCTCGCACGACCTCGCCCTCGCGCAGTCCGACACCGCGAAATACAGCGGCACGGTCAGCTTCAGCGTGGGCTCGCTGGCGGGCCAGGCGACGAACTGGCAGCTGACCTACGGTGGGCCCTACGACCTGCGCCGGGCGGGTTTTACCCAGCCGGCCCTCACCGGCAGCCTCAACGCCACCCGGCCCGGGGAGAGCCTGGCGCTGAGCGCCACGGTCAATACACCGGGGCTGGACCAGCAGCGCACCGAAGTCGTGCGGGCAGATCTGAATGCCAACTGGCAGTTCGGCGTGCGGGTGGCCCTGTCTGGCCGGGCCTCGTACTATCGCCAGCGCAGCGGCACCTTCCCCAACGACCTGGCGACCGATACCCTCATTCTGGATCCGCTGCGGGTGGGCATCGCCATCGGAAATGGACCCCGCCCCGGCGCGTACCTGACCGGCAGCCTGCGCCAGACCTTCACCTGGAAGGACGGCGAGCGGGTGGACCCCAAGCCGCTCGCCCCCGTGATTGGCCTGACCATCGACCGCTGCTGCTGGGCCGCCCAGGCGGAGATCGACCTCAGCCTGGGGCGCTACCGCCTGGGCGTGAGCCTGCCGGGCAGCAAGAGTTACCCCCTGTTCGAATACGGCACAGGCGGCCTGAACGTGCCCCTGCTGCCCGACGCCATCAACCCCGGCGCGACGCGCTAA
- a CDS encoding serine hydrolase domain-containing protein: MFRRDPVRAALSGAEAVLGHEAPEALPWLRGALRRGGVLGARRAGQEVVRGLCGVPEGGVFELASVSKPFTSALASALVRAGALDWDLPLASLGGAFRGLPPFITPRALATHTAGLPAHPARAALTTLTRFQDPYGGMSARDAIASARRWASSRAAGRFTYSNLGAGVLALALACAAGEEPSAAGYGRALARYVTGPVGLGSVTLSPDAGRLVTPTTTLLGAGVTGFGPLAGAGGLFGAAADLLAFGAAHLDGRAGEHWRDVRRPPGLPAHVMGVAPGWFITGDIWWHDGVARGTRTALGFRPADGAVFTLLVRGGVPLMGRRGAVVGAALGVLNAGR, encoded by the coding sequence ATGTTTCGCCGTGACCCTGTGCGGGCGGCCCTGTCTGGGGCCGAGGCGGTGCTGGGCCATGAGGCGCCCGAAGCCCTGCCGTGGCTGCGCGGCGCGCTGCGGCGGGGCGGAGTGCTGGGAGCGCGGCGGGCTGGGCAGGAGGTCGTGCGGGGCCTGTGCGGTGTGCCGGAAGGCGGCGTGTTCGAGCTCGCGAGCGTGAGCAAGCCCTTCACTTCGGCCCTCGCGTCGGCCCTGGTGCGGGCAGGAGCGCTGGACTGGGACCTTCCCCTCGCTTCCCTGGGCGGAGCGTTTCGGGGCCTTCCCCCCTTCATCACGCCCCGGGCGCTGGCCACGCATACGGCGGGGTTGCCCGCCCACCCGGCGCGGGCCGCCCTGACCACCCTGACCCGGTTTCAAGACCCCTACGGCGGCATGAGCGCGCGCGACGCCATCGCGAGTGCCCGGCGCTGGGCCTCCTCGCGGGCGGCGGGGCGCTTTACCTACTCCAATCTGGGCGCGGGCGTACTGGCCCTCGCCCTGGCCTGCGCGGCGGGCGAGGAGCCGAGCGCGGCGGGCTACGGGCGGGCGCTCGCCCGGTACGTGACCGGACCGGTGGGTCTGGGCAGCGTGACCCTCTCGCCGGACGCGGGGCGGCTCGTCACGCCCACGACCACGCTGCTGGGCGCAGGCGTCACGGGCTTCGGGCCGCTCGCCGGGGCCGGAGGGCTCTTCGGCGCAGCAGCGGACCTCCTCGCGTTCGGAGCGGCGCACCTCGACGGCCGGGCAGGCGAACACTGGCGGGACGTGCGGCGCCCACCGGGTCTGCCCGCCCACGTCATGGGCGTTGCCCCGGGCTGGTTTATCACTGGTGACATCTGGTGGCACGATGGCGTGGCGCGCGGAACACGTACGGCCCTGGGCTTTCGTCCGGCAGACGGCGCGGTGTTCACGCTGCTGGTGCGCGGGGGCGTGCCGCTTATGGGACGGCGCGGCGCGGTGGTGGGGGCCGCGTTGGGGGTGCTGAACGCCGGAAGGTAG
- a CDS encoding AI-2E family transporter, with product MNRPRTVPQLLEAWWSRPQVRLPVYLLLLVLGALLARRLGSVLGMVGAAYALAYLANPVLEGLERRGLRRGWGVLLLTLTLVGVLALLFWQLATQVVSFVYGLPVLADRLTEVLDHALQKPRTGGTNELQHRLAEFLHTKLEDLSKNAGPVLDQVLSSGPSLLGKILGWLGQLGFVLTLALYFAVDYERVGRGLLGVFPRDWQPTLKRLSRDVSVSFGGFIRGQLLVSVGVGILAALGLLALHVPNALALGLLTAVLYLVPFVGMVLATVPPLLQAIPQGSTTLGLVAGLYFLLNQIGGNVLGPVVMGRSTKINPATLLVAVLVGLGLAGALGALLAVPIALLLQRWGQQYWLTSRTYQGQRWMGEVGRREADPKGPPTASEKPPQS from the coding sequence GTGAATAGACCCCGGACGGTGCCGCAACTGCTCGAAGCCTGGTGGAGCAGACCGCAGGTCCGGTTGCCCGTGTACCTGCTGCTGCTGGTGCTGGGGGCGCTGCTCGCGCGGCGACTGGGGAGCGTGCTGGGCATGGTGGGGGCAGCGTACGCGCTGGCCTACCTCGCCAATCCGGTTCTGGAAGGCCTGGAACGCCGGGGACTGCGGCGGGGCTGGGGCGTGCTGCTGCTCACGTTGACGCTGGTGGGCGTGCTGGCGCTGCTGTTCTGGCAGCTGGCGACGCAGGTGGTGAGCTTCGTGTACGGGCTGCCGGTGCTCGCGGACCGCCTGACCGAGGTGCTGGACCACGCCCTGCAAAAGCCCCGGACCGGCGGCACGAACGAGTTGCAGCACCGCCTGGCCGAGTTCCTGCACACCAAACTCGAAGACCTGTCCAAGAACGCGGGGCCCGTGCTCGACCAGGTGCTGTCCTCTGGGCCCTCCCTCCTGGGCAAAATCCTGGGATGGCTGGGGCAGCTGGGCTTCGTGTTGACGCTGGCGCTGTACTTCGCCGTGGACTACGAGCGGGTGGGGCGCGGGCTGCTGGGTGTCTTTCCCCGCGACTGGCAGCCTACCCTGAAGCGGCTCTCACGCGACGTCAGCGTGTCGTTCGGCGGCTTTATCCGGGGGCAACTGCTGGTCAGTGTGGGCGTGGGCATTCTCGCCGCGCTGGGCCTGCTGGCGCTGCACGTGCCCAACGCGCTGGCGCTGGGCCTGCTCACGGCGGTGCTGTACCTGGTGCCCTTCGTGGGCATGGTGCTCGCCACCGTGCCGCCGCTGCTGCAGGCCATTCCGCAGGGCAGCACCACGCTGGGCCTGGTGGCTGGACTGTACTTCCTGCTCAACCAGATCGGCGGCAACGTCCTGGGCCCGGTGGTGATGGGCCGCAGCACCAAGATCAATCCGGCCACCCTGCTCGTGGCGGTGCTGGTGGGTCTGGGGCTCGCGGGCGCACTCGGTGCGCTGCTCGCCGTGCCCATCGCCCTGCTGCTGCAACGCTGGGGCCAACAGTACTGGCTGACCAGCCGCACATATCAGGGGCAGCGGTGGATGGGTGAGGTGGGCAGGCGGGAAGCGGACCCGAAGGGACCACCTACAGCATCAGAGAAGCCTCCACAATCCTGA